Proteins found in one Brevibacillus brevis genomic segment:
- a CDS encoding YlxQ family RNA-binding protein, which produces MTPKAAQLLGLAMRARKIVTGEELVITAVRNGQARLVLLASDASDNTAKKVKDKCSYYGVSCVTTGDRHSLGHAIGKDGRVTVAVTDGKLAESIQRLLT; this is translated from the coding sequence ATGACCCCAAAAGCAGCACAATTACTCGGATTGGCGATGCGTGCGAGAAAGATCGTTACTGGGGAGGAATTGGTCATTACCGCTGTTCGTAATGGGCAGGCCCGCCTGGTATTGCTCGCATCAGATGCATCAGACAATACCGCCAAGAAAGTAAAGGATAAATGTTCCTATTACGGTGTCTCATGTGTAACCACTGGCGACCGACATTCATTGGGACACGCAATCGGAAAAGATGGGCGCGTTACCGTGGCGGTAACCGATGGGAAATTGGCCGAAAGCATTCAGCGTCTGCTCACCTAA
- the rnpM gene encoding RNase P modulator RnpM, which yields MKQKKIPLRKCIVCQGMFPKKELIRVVRTPEEEIVIDLTGRAAGRGTYVCRQESCLKPDAFASGKWKKVLERALNMSISQEKYDAFREKWLEMVGK from the coding sequence ATGAAGCAAAAAAAGATCCCGTTGCGTAAGTGCATTGTTTGCCAAGGAATGTTTCCGAAAAAGGAATTAATCCGCGTCGTCCGGACGCCAGAAGAAGAGATCGTCATTGATCTTACTGGAAGGGCGGCGGGACGCGGTACCTATGTGTGTCGGCAGGAAAGCTGTCTGAAGCCGGATGCGTTCGCATCGGGGAAATGGAAAAAAGTGCTGGAACGTGCCCTCAATATGTCCATCTCCCAAGAAAAGTATGATGCTTTCCGTGAGAAATGGCTGGAGATGGTGGGAAAATGA
- the nusA gene encoding transcription termination factor NusA, whose translation MNGDFIEALEAIEREKGITKDVLIEAIEAALISGYKRNFNSAQNVRVDVNRHSGMVRVFARKNVVEEVLDPRLEISQEAAQEIDPNFRLEDIVEIEVTPRDFGRIAAQTAKQVVTQRIREAERGLIYSEFIEREDDIVTGVVQRMDARNYYIDLGKAEAVMPITEKMPSEDFKSQDRVKAYIIKVEKTTKGPQIVVSRTHPGLLKRLFELEVPEIYDGVVEIKSVAREAGDRSKIAVHSINADVDPVGACVGPKGMRVQTIVTELKGEKIDIVRWSEDPAEYVANALSPAKVLHVEVNVAEKVTRVIVPDYQLSLAIGKRGQNARLAAKLTGWKIDIKSESQADQEGIAYPKEVESDEGTDNE comes from the coding sequence ATGAACGGCGATTTTATCGAGGCTTTAGAAGCCATTGAGAGAGAGAAAGGCATCACCAAAGACGTACTGATTGAGGCCATCGAAGCGGCTCTTATCTCTGGATACAAACGTAACTTCAACTCGGCCCAAAATGTGCGGGTGGATGTAAATCGTCATTCAGGTATGGTGCGTGTGTTTGCGCGGAAGAACGTAGTGGAAGAGGTATTGGATCCGCGTCTTGAGATCTCTCAAGAAGCAGCACAAGAAATCGATCCTAACTTCCGTCTGGAGGACATCGTCGAAATCGAGGTAACGCCTCGTGATTTCGGTCGAATTGCTGCTCAGACAGCGAAGCAAGTGGTTACGCAGCGCATTCGCGAAGCGGAGCGCGGTTTGATCTACAGCGAGTTTATTGAACGTGAAGACGATATCGTAACAGGCGTTGTTCAGCGTATGGACGCTCGCAATTATTACATTGATCTGGGTAAGGCGGAAGCCGTTATGCCGATCACCGAAAAAATGCCATCCGAAGATTTTAAATCACAAGATCGCGTGAAGGCATACATCATCAAAGTAGAGAAAACCACTAAAGGACCGCAAATCGTCGTTTCCCGTACTCATCCGGGGCTTTTGAAGCGCCTCTTCGAACTAGAAGTGCCAGAAATATATGACGGTGTGGTTGAAATCAAGTCTGTTGCGCGAGAAGCCGGTGATCGCTCGAAGATCGCTGTGCATTCCATCAACGCAGATGTTGATCCAGTAGGAGCTTGTGTCGGTCCAAAGGGCATGCGTGTCCAAACGATCGTTACAGAGCTGAAAGGCGAAAAGATCGACATTGTTCGTTGGTCTGAAGATCCTGCCGAGTACGTAGCCAATGCACTCAGCCCTGCAAAAGTGCTGCATGTTGAGGTTAACGTAGCGGAGAAGGTTACTCGTGTGATCGTTCCCGATTATCAATTGTCTCTGGCGATTGGTAAGCGTGGCCAAAACGCGCGCCTGGCAGCCAAGCTGACTGGCTGGAAGATCGATATCAAGAGCGAGTCCCAAGCCGACCAAGAAGGCATCGCTTATCCAAAAGAAGTAGAGAGCGATGAAGGGACGGACAACGAATAA
- the rimP gene encoding ribosome maturation factor RimP, giving the protein MSKVTGIVTELVTPIAEELGLELVDIEYKKEGSNWFLRVFIDNETGNIDIDDCRLVSEKLSEKLDEVDPIPTAYFLEVSSPGAERPLRKDKDFTKAVGRNVHITTKEPIEGATTFEGELVSYEDGKLTVKEAKKTYVISQEQIDTARMAIIF; this is encoded by the coding sequence TTGAGCAAGGTAACAGGCATCGTCACTGAACTCGTCACGCCCATTGCTGAAGAATTGGGCCTGGAGCTAGTTGACATCGAGTACAAAAAGGAAGGCAGCAACTGGTTTCTGCGCGTGTTTATCGACAATGAAACTGGCAACATTGATATTGATGACTGCCGCCTTGTCAGCGAGAAGCTGAGCGAAAAACTAGACGAAGTAGATCCCATCCCTACAGCATACTTTTTAGAAGTATCTTCGCCGGGTGCTGAGCGCCCATTACGCAAGGATAAGGATTTCACGAAAGCTGTCGGCAGAAATGTGCATATCACAACAAAAGAGCCAATAGAAGGTGCAACCACGTTCGAAGGCGAACTGGTATCCTATGAGGATGGCAAGCTGACAGTAAAAGAAGCAAAGAAAACGTATGTAATTTCCCAAGAGCAAATTGACACGGCTAGAATGGCAATTATTTTTTAG
- a CDS encoding PolC-type DNA polymerase III: MDRLQEQKHRFSLLVKQMEVPDEWVERFFLDAQIEKLELYKQNKEWVFHFALPRMIPADVYAAFTKRLTHTFSHLAKVDTRFRYHQKPSLDHVVEEYWDVLLAGLEPTLNSLAVTMRQARKQVDQQEVKVYLPTEMSVEVAKRKRADNELLAAFQKATDCSMRFSFHGEESDDAYKAFEEQRKEEERALVEVVMTAVQQESKSSDKAEAVTTLMMGYEIKDAPIPICEIQDEERRIVIQGTVFNVEVKELRSGRHLLTFNISDYTDSLTVKMFSRDKEDVKMLELLKDGMWVKVRGSVQHDTFVRDLVMNANDLNQIEQVIRKDQAEEKRVELHCHTPMSALDAVASVKSLISTAAKWGHKAIAVTDHGVVQAFPEAYSIAKKNNIKCILGMEAYVVEDGIDIVYNLQADNNISIDENTEYVVFDTETTGLNASEHTIIEIAAVKMKGSEIVDQWTELIDPQLEIGPKTTEITGITNEMLRGQETLDVVLRKFKDFTGDAILVAHNAEFDKAFINACAKRIGMEPWTNPFLDTLPLARLMYKGMRNYRLGSLAKKFNVELINAHRALDDTVALAHVFQQMLKDIKEAEIKSLAELNEKSNEEADYKSGRPFHATILVQNKEGLKNLYKLVSRSHVETFFRWPRIQRSQLTKYREGLLIGTACKDGELMQSILRGKSPEELKEVAAFYDFLELQPIAHYSPLLRNEEIPSLETMKGYHEKIVEMGKELGKLVVATGDVHFLNPQDEIFRDVFLLSKGDPTAGNQPPLYFHTTDEMLEAFSFLGEETAKEIVVTNTNAIADMIEDISPIPDKLYTPIIEGADDELRQMCYDKARSLYGDPLPELVEHRLEKELNSIIKHGFGVIYLISQRLVTKSLNDGYLVGSRGSVGSSFVATMSEITEVNPLPPHYRCPNCKHSEFITDGSIASGFDLEDKACTECGTMYAKDGQDIPFETFLGFKGDKVPDIDLNFSGDYQPRAHKYTQELFGADYVYRAGTIGTVAEKTAYGYVRKYADERGMTLRNAEISRIVNGCTGVKRTTGQHPGGIIVVPDYMEIEDFCPIQFPADDNESEWRTTHFDFHSIHDNLLKLDILGHDDPTVIRMLQDLTGMDPKTIPLDDKKTMSIFSSTEALGVTPEQIGTNMGTLGIPEFGTKFVRQMLEDTKPTTFAELVQISGLSHGTDVWLNNAQDLIRNGTCKLPDVIGCRDDIMVYLIYKGLEPSRAFKIMESVRKGKGVPEDDQEEMRNNNVPEWYIQSCQRIKYMFPKAHATAYVMMAVRIAYFKVHRPLEFYATYFTVRADDFDIPLMVKGSAAIKQKIEEIEGKGHDAQPKEKALLTVLEMALEMVERGFRFANVDLYKSDATRFLIEGDSLIAPFNALPGLGTNAAISIVQAREQGEFLSKEDLLSRSRISKTILEFLDEQGALKGLPESNQLSLF, translated from the coding sequence GTGGACCGTTTACAAGAGCAAAAACATCGCTTCTCCCTATTGGTCAAGCAAATGGAAGTTCCTGACGAATGGGTGGAGCGATTTTTTCTAGATGCGCAGATTGAAAAGCTAGAGCTGTATAAGCAAAACAAAGAATGGGTTTTTCACTTTGCCCTCCCGAGAATGATACCTGCAGATGTTTATGCTGCTTTTACCAAGCGATTGACGCATACATTTTCACATCTAGCCAAAGTAGATACCCGATTTCGCTATCACCAAAAGCCGTCTCTTGATCACGTAGTCGAAGAGTATTGGGATGTCTTGCTAGCTGGGCTGGAGCCAACATTGAACTCCTTGGCCGTTACGATGCGTCAAGCACGTAAGCAAGTCGACCAACAGGAAGTCAAGGTGTACTTGCCAACGGAGATGTCTGTTGAGGTTGCCAAGCGAAAACGAGCGGATAATGAACTTTTGGCTGCTTTCCAGAAAGCAACTGATTGTTCAATGCGCTTTTCTTTCCATGGGGAAGAAAGCGATGACGCGTATAAGGCCTTTGAGGAGCAACGTAAAGAAGAAGAGCGTGCTCTCGTCGAAGTTGTGATGACGGCTGTTCAACAAGAAAGCAAATCGTCTGATAAAGCCGAGGCTGTCACTACGCTTATGATGGGTTATGAAATCAAAGATGCGCCGATCCCGATTTGCGAGATTCAAGATGAGGAACGGCGTATCGTCATCCAAGGAACCGTATTTAACGTAGAAGTAAAAGAGCTTCGCAGTGGACGTCATTTGCTCACATTCAATATTTCTGACTATACGGATTCTCTCACGGTGAAGATGTTCTCCCGCGATAAAGAAGACGTGAAAATGCTTGAATTGCTGAAAGACGGCATGTGGGTGAAAGTGCGGGGAAGTGTTCAGCATGACACATTTGTACGCGATCTCGTTATGAATGCCAATGATTTGAACCAGATTGAGCAGGTCATTCGCAAAGATCAAGCAGAAGAAAAACGTGTCGAGCTCCATTGTCATACGCCGATGAGTGCGCTGGATGCCGTTGCATCTGTAAAATCACTGATCTCGACCGCAGCAAAGTGGGGTCATAAAGCCATTGCTGTCACTGACCATGGTGTCGTACAGGCATTTCCAGAGGCGTATTCCATCGCCAAAAAGAACAACATCAAATGCATTCTCGGTATGGAAGCGTACGTAGTCGAGGATGGTATCGATATTGTTTATAACCTGCAAGCAGACAATAATATTTCCATAGATGAAAATACCGAGTACGTCGTGTTTGATACGGAGACAACGGGTTTAAACGCGTCTGAGCATACCATCATCGAGATCGCTGCTGTCAAAATGAAAGGCTCGGAAATTGTCGACCAATGGACGGAACTGATTGACCCGCAATTGGAAATTGGGCCAAAGACAACTGAGATTACGGGGATTACCAACGAAATGCTCCGCGGGCAAGAGACACTCGATGTGGTTCTTCGCAAGTTCAAGGATTTTACTGGTGACGCCATCCTGGTTGCACATAATGCAGAGTTTGACAAAGCGTTTATTAATGCCTGCGCCAAACGGATCGGCATGGAGCCATGGACCAATCCATTTTTAGATACGCTGCCTTTGGCTCGGTTGATGTACAAAGGAATGCGCAATTATCGTTTGGGATCATTAGCGAAAAAGTTCAACGTCGAGCTCATCAATGCCCACCGTGCGTTGGACGATACCGTAGCCTTGGCTCACGTGTTCCAGCAAATGTTGAAGGACATAAAAGAAGCGGAAATCAAATCGCTTGCTGAATTGAATGAAAAAAGCAACGAAGAGGCGGATTACAAGAGTGGACGTCCATTCCATGCGACGATTCTCGTGCAAAATAAAGAGGGACTCAAAAACCTGTACAAGCTTGTAAGTCGTTCCCATGTGGAAACATTCTTCCGTTGGCCCCGGATTCAGCGAAGCCAGCTGACCAAATACCGCGAAGGCTTGTTAATTGGTACGGCGTGCAAAGACGGAGAGCTCATGCAATCGATTCTCCGCGGTAAGTCACCTGAAGAGTTGAAGGAAGTTGCTGCTTTTTACGACTTTTTGGAATTACAGCCGATCGCTCATTACTCACCACTGTTGCGTAATGAAGAAATTCCTTCGCTGGAGACGATGAAAGGCTACCATGAAAAGATCGTCGAAATGGGAAAAGAGCTCGGTAAGCTGGTCGTAGCTACAGGGGATGTGCACTTCCTGAATCCCCAGGATGAGATCTTCCGCGATGTTTTCTTGCTGTCAAAAGGTGATCCAACCGCAGGCAACCAGCCGCCGCTTTACTTCCATACAACGGATGAGATGCTGGAGGCGTTCTCCTTTTTGGGAGAGGAGACCGCAAAAGAAATTGTCGTGACGAACACTAATGCCATCGCAGACATGATTGAGGATATTAGTCCGATTCCAGACAAGCTGTACACGCCGATCATTGAAGGGGCGGATGATGAGCTGCGTCAAATGTGTTATGACAAAGCAAGGTCGTTGTATGGTGACCCATTGCCTGAACTGGTCGAGCATCGCTTGGAAAAAGAATTGAACAGTATCATCAAACACGGCTTCGGTGTGATTTATTTGATTTCGCAGCGTTTGGTAACGAAATCATTGAATGATGGTTATCTGGTAGGCTCACGTGGATCTGTAGGCTCGTCTTTTGTTGCGACGATGTCTGAGATTACCGAGGTAAACCCATTGCCTCCTCATTATCGCTGCCCAAATTGCAAGCACAGCGAGTTTATTACTGATGGTTCAATCGCCTCTGGGTTTGACTTGGAGGATAAAGCATGTACAGAATGTGGAACCATGTATGCCAAGGATGGACAGGACATCCCGTTCGAGACGTTCCTCGGCTTTAAAGGAGATAAGGTACCCGATATTGACTTGAACTTCTCTGGTGATTATCAGCCGCGTGCACACAAGTACACACAAGAACTGTTCGGAGCAGACTACGTATATCGTGCAGGAACGATTGGTACTGTTGCGGAAAAAACAGCGTATGGCTATGTGCGCAAGTATGCCGATGAACGAGGCATGACGTTGCGCAATGCCGAGATATCCCGGATCGTGAACGGCTGCACAGGTGTAAAAAGGACGACAGGGCAGCATCCGGGCGGTATTATCGTAGTTCCTGACTACATGGAAATTGAGGACTTTTGTCCGATTCAGTTCCCGGCTGATGATAATGAGTCAGAATGGCGCACAACCCATTTTGACTTCCACTCCATTCATGACAACCTGCTAAAACTCGATATTCTGGGACACGACGATCCGACCGTCATTCGTATGCTTCAAGACTTGACGGGAATGGACCCGAAGACGATTCCACTGGATGATAAAAAGACAATGTCCATCTTCAGTTCGACGGAAGCCCTGGGGGTAACACCCGAGCAAATCGGTACGAATATGGGGACATTGGGCATTCCAGAGTTCGGAACCAAATTCGTTCGTCAGATGCTGGAAGACACCAAACCGACTACGTTTGCCGAGCTTGTTCAGATTTCTGGACTTTCTCACGGTACGGACGTTTGGTTGAACAACGCGCAGGACTTGATCCGCAATGGTACTTGCAAACTGCCAGACGTAATTGGTTGTCGTGACGATATCATGGTGTATTTGATCTATAAAGGGCTAGAGCCTTCGCGTGCCTTTAAGATCATGGAGTCTGTGCGTAAAGGTAAAGGGGTTCCTGAGGACGATCAGGAAGAAATGCGCAACAACAATGTGCCAGAATGGTATATTCAGTCGTGCCAGCGAATCAAGTACATGTTCCCGAAGGCGCACGCGACTGCCTACGTCATGATGGCCGTGCGGATTGCCTACTTCAAGGTTCATCGCCCACTGGAGTTTTACGCGACGTATTTTACTGTTCGCGCAGATGACTTTGATATTCCGCTGATGGTCAAAGGCTCAGCGGCGATCAAGCAAAAGATTGAAGAGATCGAGGGCAAGGGACACGATGCGCAGCCAAAAGAAAAGGCATTGCTGACTGTCTTGGAGATGGCGTTGGAAATGGTTGAACGCGGCTTCCGTTTTGCCAACGTTGATTTGTACAAATCGGACGCTACTCGCTTCTTGATCGAGGGTGATTCTCTCATCGCTCCATTCAACGCCCTGCCTGGTTTAGGGACGAATGCAGCGATCAGCATCGTACAAGCGAGAGAGCAAGGGGAGTTTTTGTCCAAGGAAGACCTCCTGTCCCGCTCCCGTATCTCCAAGACCATTTTGGAGTTCTTGGACGAGCAAGGTGCGTTGAAAGGATTGCCAGAATCCAACCAGCTATCCTTGTTCTAA
- a CDS encoding proline--tRNA ligase, producing the protein MKQSQMLIPTLREVPSDAEIASHKLLLRAGMARQLASGIYTYLPLALRSLHKIQAIVREEMNNAGGQELLMPAMQPAELWHQTGRWDVYGPELVRLRDRHDRPFALGPTHEEVITSLVRDEINSYKKLPINLYQIQTKFRDEVRPRFGLIRCREFIMKDAYSFDTSQEGLDRNFQAMYDAYTNIFTRVGLNFRAVEADAGAIGGKGTYEFMALCDIGEDTIAYSEEGDYAANLEKAEVVYKPSPKPATEAPAREKLHTPGTKTIDQLVQALQIEAKQIIKSLIYRVDDKLVMVLVRGDHEINEVKLKNLYDAAIVGLASEADIVSVTGAPAGFVGPVGIDPEKVEIIADNFVQDVYDGVVGANETDYHLTHVVAGRDFTVSQYADLRNITEGDECPRTGGVIKFARGVEVGHVFKLGTKYSIAMGATYLDENGRSQPMIMGCYGIGVSRTIAAVIEQNNDENGIIWPVSVAPFHVHVIPVNVKVEEQRQASEQITEALRKAGVEVLFDDRPERAGVKFKDADLIGLPLRITVSDKAAQEGTVEVRIRKNGETHDVKLDQLVDEVKGLLSRIDQTGAALFGN; encoded by the coding sequence TTGAAGCAAAGTCAAATGTTGATCCCTACCCTGCGGGAAGTGCCATCCGACGCGGAGATTGCCAGCCACAAGCTGCTGCTCCGCGCAGGTATGGCCCGCCAACTGGCTTCCGGTATTTATACGTACCTGCCCCTGGCGCTCCGTTCCCTGCACAAAATCCAAGCAATTGTGCGTGAAGAAATGAACAATGCTGGGGGACAAGAGCTGTTGATGCCAGCGATGCAACCAGCTGAGCTGTGGCATCAAACGGGTCGCTGGGATGTATACGGTCCCGAGCTCGTTCGCCTGCGTGATCGTCATGATCGCCCTTTTGCCTTGGGTCCAACCCACGAAGAAGTCATTACGAGTCTCGTGCGTGATGAGATTAACTCTTACAAAAAACTCCCGATCAACCTTTATCAAATTCAAACCAAGTTCCGTGATGAAGTGCGTCCACGCTTCGGTTTGATTCGTTGCCGCGAGTTTATTATGAAGGATGCTTACTCTTTTGATACGTCACAAGAAGGTCTGGATCGCAACTTCCAGGCAATGTACGATGCATACACGAACATCTTTACCCGAGTAGGCTTGAACTTCCGTGCAGTAGAAGCGGATGCAGGTGCAATCGGCGGAAAAGGGACTTACGAATTCATGGCGTTGTGCGACATTGGGGAAGACACGATTGCTTATTCTGAAGAAGGTGATTATGCGGCCAACTTGGAAAAGGCAGAAGTCGTGTACAAGCCATCTCCGAAGCCAGCAACAGAAGCGCCAGCTCGCGAAAAATTGCATACGCCTGGCACTAAAACGATCGACCAATTGGTACAAGCACTGCAAATCGAAGCAAAGCAAATCATCAAGAGCCTCATTTATCGCGTAGACGACAAGCTGGTTATGGTGCTAGTCCGCGGTGATCATGAGATCAATGAAGTGAAGCTGAAAAACTTGTATGATGCAGCGATCGTAGGATTGGCTTCTGAAGCGGATATCGTTTCGGTAACAGGAGCGCCTGCGGGATTTGTTGGCCCAGTGGGTATTGATCCTGAAAAAGTGGAAATCATCGCGGACAATTTTGTTCAAGATGTTTATGATGGTGTCGTCGGTGCCAATGAAACAGACTATCATCTGACTCACGTAGTTGCTGGCCGTGATTTCACGGTTTCCCAGTACGCTGACTTGCGCAACATTACAGAAGGCGACGAGTGCCCTCGTACAGGTGGTGTCATCAAGTTTGCACGTGGTGTAGAAGTTGGTCACGTATTCAAGCTGGGTACGAAATACTCCATAGCGATGGGTGCTACCTACCTGGATGAGAACGGTCGCAGTCAACCGATGATCATGGGCTGCTACGGAATCGGGGTATCCCGTACAATTGCGGCAGTGATCGAGCAGAACAATGATGAAAATGGTATCATTTGGCCAGTATCTGTTGCACCTTTCCATGTGCATGTGATTCCGGTCAATGTTAAAGTAGAAGAGCAACGTCAAGCTAGTGAACAAATTACAGAAGCACTGCGCAAAGCTGGCGTCGAGGTTTTGTTTGACGATCGTCCCGAGCGTGCTGGTGTGAAGTTTAAAGACGCTGATTTGATCGGATTGCCTCTGCGTATTACGGTTTCTGATAAAGCGGCACAAGAAGGAACAGTTGAAGTGCGAATCCGTAAAAACGGCGAAACACATGATGTGAAGCTGGATCAATTGGTCGATGAAGTGAAAGGTCTCCTATCTCGAATTGACCAAACCGGAGCTGCGCTGTTCGGTAACTAG
- the ispG gene encoding flavodoxin-dependent (E)-4-hydroxy-3-methylbut-2-enyl-diphosphate synthase — protein sequence MFKREETKPVFVGGVQIGGQKSVVIQSMTTADTRDVEKTLAEIQRLHDVGCQIVRLAVINEDAARAIKKIKERSPLPLVADIHFDHKLALIALESGIDKIRINPGNIGSKEKTQRVVEACRERNVPIRIGVNSGSVEKRLLDKYGYPSPEAIVESAMDHVQILEDLNYDNIVISLKSSDVPTMIQTYSLMAQKRNYPLHVGVTEAGTQFSGSIKSSVGIGTVLSMGIGDTIRVSLTADPVEEIKVAKQILRSLDIVNNDPVVIACPSCGRCAIDLIGLATKVEDAVSTLKVPLKVAVMGCAVNGPGEAREADVGVAGGNGEGLIFRNGEIVRKVKETELFEELMKEINEIVNEQKPTIVG from the coding sequence ATGTTCAAGCGCGAGGAGACGAAACCGGTTTTTGTAGGTGGAGTGCAAATCGGGGGCCAAAAAAGCGTAGTCATCCAATCGATGACGACAGCAGACACACGTGATGTAGAAAAAACTCTGGCTGAGATTCAGAGACTGCACGATGTCGGTTGCCAAATTGTTCGCTTGGCCGTCATCAATGAAGATGCAGCACGTGCCATCAAAAAAATTAAAGAACGCTCCCCTTTGCCGCTTGTTGCCGACATTCATTTCGACCACAAGCTGGCGTTGATTGCATTGGAGAGCGGGATTGATAAAATTCGGATCAACCCGGGAAACATCGGTTCGAAAGAAAAAACGCAACGCGTAGTGGAAGCGTGCCGTGAGCGCAATGTTCCGATCCGTATCGGGGTCAACTCCGGTTCTGTCGAGAAAAGACTATTGGATAAATATGGTTACCCTTCTCCGGAAGCAATCGTAGAAAGTGCGATGGACCACGTGCAAATTCTGGAAGACTTGAACTACGACAACATTGTCATTTCCTTGAAGTCTTCCGATGTTCCAACGATGATCCAAACCTATTCATTGATGGCACAGAAACGCAACTATCCGCTGCACGTCGGTGTAACAGAAGCAGGCACACAGTTCTCCGGCAGCATCAAGTCTTCAGTTGGAATCGGAACGGTATTGTCGATGGGAATCGGTGATACCATCCGTGTATCCCTGACGGCTGATCCTGTTGAAGAAATTAAAGTAGCAAAACAAATCCTTCGCAGCTTGGATATCGTGAACAACGATCCAGTGGTGATTGCATGCCCATCTTGCGGTCGATGCGCAATTGACCTGATCGGCTTGGCAACAAAAGTCGAGGATGCCGTTTCCACGCTGAAAGTACCGTTAAAAGTAGCGGTAATGGGCTGCGCGGTAAATGGACCTGGTGAAGCTCGTGAAGCAGATGTAGGCGTTGCCGGCGGAAATGGCGAGGGCTTGATTTTCCGTAATGGTGAAATTGTTCGGAAAGTAAAAGAGACCGAGTTGTTTGAAGAGCTGATGAAAGAAATTAACGAAATAGTAAACGAGCAAAAACCTACAATTGTAGGATAA
- the rseP gene encoding RIP metalloprotease RseP — protein MPLPNLDSVESILAIVVVFGVLVFVHELGHFLLAKKAGILCREFALGMGPKIFRVKRGETEYTLRLLPIGGLVRMAGEDPEMDMLKPHMEVTVERDALGKVTHILLDGPSSGSTRSITGTVVQFDLEQNLNIVLELDGEQKTFAVHPQAQLVKDGEEVQIAPLNRQFKGKTVSQRFWAIFAGPAANFLLAFVLFIVIGFLYGVPNGSYLGNVIPGGPAAQAGLLPGDKVVAIQGQPVSSWKDVVEKISKAPDQQLTFEYERNGQRMSVPVKVGKDENNVGKIMVTNALTFAPGEVLKSGATNTYDFTMMILKSLGMLVTGEYGLKDLSGPVGIFKMTGEVAQQGMAILLKWAAVLSINLGLFNLLPLPALDGGRLAFLGVEALRGRPVDPHKEGMVHFLGFAFLMLLILVVTWNDLQRLFS, from the coding sequence TTGCCTTTGCCCAACCTGGATTCCGTTGAATCAATTCTCGCGATTGTAGTTGTATTTGGGGTACTTGTCTTTGTGCACGAACTAGGACACTTCCTTCTGGCCAAGAAGGCAGGGATCTTATGTCGTGAATTTGCACTGGGAATGGGGCCAAAAATTTTTCGCGTGAAGCGGGGAGAAACGGAATACACCTTACGCCTGTTACCCATCGGTGGTCTCGTTCGCATGGCGGGAGAAGACCCGGAGATGGATATGTTAAAACCGCACATGGAAGTAACCGTGGAGCGGGATGCGTTAGGAAAGGTCACACATATTTTGCTCGATGGGCCAAGTTCTGGTTCTACTCGTTCGATCACCGGTACGGTGGTACAATTTGATCTGGAGCAAAATTTAAATATCGTGCTTGAACTGGACGGAGAGCAGAAGACGTTTGCTGTTCATCCACAGGCTCAGCTGGTCAAGGATGGAGAAGAAGTACAGATTGCCCCTCTGAACAGACAGTTCAAAGGCAAGACAGTTTCACAGCGTTTCTGGGCGATTTTTGCGGGACCTGCAGCCAACTTTTTGCTGGCGTTTGTTTTGTTTATCGTGATCGGCTTCTTGTACGGCGTACCGAATGGCAGTTATCTGGGGAATGTGATCCCGGGAGGACCTGCTGCTCAAGCTGGATTATTGCCAGGTGATAAGGTGGTCGCGATTCAAGGTCAGCCTGTATCCTCGTGGAAAGACGTTGTAGAAAAGATTAGTAAAGCGCCGGACCAACAGCTAACATTTGAATACGAGCGCAATGGACAGCGTATGAGTGTGCCAGTTAAAGTAGGGAAAGACGAAAACAACGTAGGCAAAATCATGGTAACCAATGCACTCACGTTTGCTCCAGGGGAAGTTCTGAAATCTGGTGCAACCAACACTTACGATTTTACGATGATGATCCTGAAAAGCTTGGGAATGCTCGTAACGGGGGAATACGGATTGAAGGACTTGAGTGGTCCCGTCGGTATTTTCAAGATGACTGGTGAGGTTGCGCAACAAGGCATGGCGATTCTGTTGAAATGGGCTGCTGTATTGAGCATTAACCTTGGGTTGTTCAATCTGTTGCCACTGCCAGCCTTGGACGGCGGACGTCTGGCATTCTTGGGAGTAGAAGCGCTGCGAGGTCGACCTGTTGATCCGCATAAAGAAGGAATGGTTCATTTCTTGGGCTTTGCCTTTTTGATGTTGCTAATTTTGGTAGTGACTTGGAATGATTTGCAACGATTGTTCTCCTAA